Proteins co-encoded in one Malus sylvestris chromosome 7, drMalSylv7.2, whole genome shotgun sequence genomic window:
- the LOC126629788 gene encoding uncharacterized protein LOC126629788, whose product MVKSASNRERDEQKPRRPKSSTKLHHRTSFKKSKPSKGFEGFEDDVMFYIEEFLPEASEQSTSTSSTVIDPVSAAAADDIDIFLADSIDFAADGVFDGSDDDSVTNYLTALFDDCNDVPDSVQSCQDVYELLEQHLDFPSIGVNY is encoded by the coding sequence ATGGTGAAGTCGGCGTCCAACAGAGAGCGCGACGAACAGAAACCGCGTCGACCCAAAAGCTCCACGAAGCTGCATCACCGAACATCGTTCAAGAAGTCGAAACCAAGCAAGGGTTTCGAGGGTTTTGAGGATGACGTGATGTTTTATATCGAGGAGTTTTTGCCGGAGGCTTCAGAACAATCTACTTCTACTTCTTCCACGGTGATCGATCCAGTTAGTGCTGCCGCTGCTGATGATATCGATATCTTCTTGGCCGACAGCATTGATTTCGCGGCGGATGGTGTTTTTGATGGGTCCGACGATGATTCTGTTACTAATTACTTGACGGCATTGTTTGATGATTGCAACGACGTTCCAGATTCGGTACAGAGCTGCCAAGATGTTTATGAGCTGCTGGAACAACATCTTGATTTCCCCTCAATTGGCGTGAATTATTAA